A window of Methanobacterium aggregans genomic DNA:
CAAACAGAAAACGGATTCATTGACATACTTGGAAAGGATAAAAATGGCACATTAATGGTTCTTGAACTTAAAAGCCGACGTGCAGGTGTTAACGCTGTGAAACAGCTGAAGAAGTACATGGACTGCTTCATGGATCACAAGGAATTCGTCAGGGGCATGCTGGTTGCACCATCGGTAACAGACGATGCAATGGAACTATTGGAGGAATACCAGCTTGAATTCAAGGAACTTAAACCTCCAATGGAACTTGGTGGGGGTAAAAATCTGACTCTGGACTTTTTCAGCTCCAGTTAACGCATCTTATTTTAATAAGATGAAAATAGAAAGATTTTATCAGATTTTATAAAAAATCAGGTTGGTTCACATGGAAAGGTATATAATAATTTTATTTGCAACGATCTTAACAGTATGCCTTGTTGGGGGCACATATAACTATTACACAGTTTCAGAGGAAACTATCACTGTAGGCTACCTTCCCACTAACCATGATTCTGCACTCTTTGTTGCAGATGCAAAGGGAATGTTTGAGAAGGAAGGAGTAAATATGCAGTTGGTTCCATTCAGGGATGGTTCAAGCCTTGTAGATGCATTAAATGATGGAAAGATCGATATTGGTTACTGTGGAGTTACACCAGTTACAACTGCCATCAGCCAGAAAAAACCCATAAAAGTTGTTGCAGCGGTGAACGAAGAAGGAAGTGGCATAGTTGTTGCTAAAAATCTTAGTGTGACTTCTGTCAATTATCTTGAAGGGAAAACAATTGCAGTACCTAAGAATGGTTCAATACAGGATGTTCTCTTGAATTATCTCTTTTGGAAGAATGGTTTAAACATTAGTGAAGTTAAAATCCATGAAATGGAGGTACCACTCATGCCAGGAGCCTTGAAAAGTGGAGAAATTGATGGATTTATAGCGTGGGAACCCTACGTGTCCATTTCAAACCTTTCAAGTACTGGGAATGTGTTTATGTATTCGGGTGACATATGGAAGAACTATCCATGTTGTGTTGTTGTTGCAAGTGAAAGTTTCATAAATAAAAAGCCTGAACTTCTCAGAAAATTCTTAAGGGTACATATGGAAGCAACAGATTACGTCAACAACCATAAAGATGAAACAGCAAAAATTGTGTCAAAAAAATTAGGAGTTAACCTTAAAAGTGAGGAAGTAGCTGTGGAACATGTTAAATTTGTGGCAATCCCTTCAGATCAATTTGAGACAGACACATTAAAGATAATAGACATTCAAAAACGTATTGGTTATATTAAAGACAATATTACACCAAATGAAGTATTTGATCTGCAGTACCTTCCTACATAACTATCCTTAAAATTAGAATTCAAGTTTAAACTTTTTTTTTATCTTCTTTTTTTATTTTAGATATATTCAAAAATTATATTCAATATCCTATTGGTGGATTTTAGAGATCTTCGGGTTTTGATGGAACCTCTGAATTTTCAATTTCTGAATTTTCATGGGACAGTAGTATGAAGATCAATATTAAAATACTTATCACAACCCCCATTAGGAATGCATCATGAAAACCTGTTAAAAGAGTGTTTACAGGTGCACTCATCTGAAAGGCACCATTTGAGGTCATACCTTCAATATTTGAAGAATTAGTTTTTATAGTTGCTTCAAAGACTGTTTCGAACAATACAACACCCATTACAAGGCCCAAATATTTGCCTGTGTTCAAGAGGCTTGAAACAGAGCCCATTTTTTCAGCTTTACTGTGGCTCATTACCTGTTTGGTATTTGCAGGTGAAAATATTCCCTCTGAAAGTGATCTAACAGCAAGTGCAATGAATATGAACACAATACCAATAGTCTGGTTTAGAAGGGTAAAAAGAATCAGTGCAACAGTCAGTGTTATGCCCGCTATGATTGTGGGGATACGTGAACCAAACTTATCTGATATGCGGCCGGAAATTGGGCCTGCAAAGATGATGAGCAGGGTTGGTGCAAGGATCAGAAGACCTGCAAAATCTGTACTGTAACCCATAACAAGTTCCAGGTAAAATGGCAGTAAAAAAATCGTTCCAGTAAGGACTGTGCTTATCAGGAAAGCTGCAGTTATTGAAAAGCTAAGCTGCAAATTTTTTAAGAGTGAAACATCAAAGAGAGGACAGGCCTGCCTGGACTCCCACACAAAGAATATCACTGTAATGATAACTGAAAGTGAAAATGTGCCCATAATAAGTGGAGAAGTCCATCCTATTGTTTTACCAAGTTCAAGTGGCAGGATCAGGTTCATAACTGCAAGAAAAACCAGAAGTGAACCTGCCAAATCAAATTTGGGCCGTTTTTTGGTTATTTCCTCATGGGGAATCACAGTTCTAACCATGTAAATTGCAAAGATTCCCATTGGTACTGTGCTGAAAAAGATCCAGTGCCATCCCATATTTTCTGTTATAAAACTTCCAACACCGTATCCAAGTGCAAGTGCAAGGGTTGTTGCAAGTGAGATGTATCCAAAGGCCCAACCTCTTCTATGGTGTTCGAAATTGGATGATACAAGTGCTGGGGTCATTGAAAGCATCATTGCGGAGCCCACACCCTGAAATATTCTTGAAGCTATGAGCTGAAAAATATCAAGGGATATGCCACAGAAGTAAGATCCAATTGTAAATAATAGGATTCCATAAAGAAAAACCTTTTTATAACCTATGTAATCTCCAAGCCTTCCAAATATCAAGAGAAAACTTGTTAAAATAATTAAATGGGCCACAACAACCCATGAAACCATTCCAGTACCAATATCCAGATATTGGGAGATTGTTGGAAGGGATATGGTTACAATTCCTGCGCTGAAGGACCATATAAACATGGGTAATGCAAGAGTAAAAATTGTTAGCCTTTCACGGGTTTTGGAGTTTTTTACATTATTTTTACCATAATCCACGTTTCCCACACAATCTCTCCTTCTATAAACTCCCTTAATCTTTATTATATTTAATATAACCTATGTAAATTTCAAGTAAAGCTAATTCATATACTTTCATTGAAGAAGATAGGATATATTTTTTTAATTTAAATCCTTGAATCCCCATGAGGGTTATAGGTATGTGATCTTATTCTCAAAATAATAATCCAGTTTCCAACAATTCCTACAAGTACAAATACTAAAAAAACACAAATTAATATTATGGGTCTGTACAATGGAAAACTTATAGAACTACCTAAAAAGGGCCGTGCACTTATTGTAACGGACTTACATGGTAACTTAGAGGATTTCAACAGATTTATTCAGATATGGAAAGATTTTAAGGATGTTAATGATTACTTCATAATAACCGGCGATCTCATACATGCCATGGGTGCTGAAGACGACAGATCCCTGGAACTTCTGGATTATGTGAAGTCCCACTGCGAAACCTTCAGAAACTTTCACTTACTCCTTGGAAACCATGAATGGGCAACCATTTCAGATGTTTCAATTTACAAGGGCGGAGTTAACCAAACCCTGAGCTTCGAAGTTCTCCTCAAGGGAAAATTTGGAGCTAAGTGGAGGGAAAAATTGGATGAATACACAGATTTCCTGGAAAAACTTCCAGTAGCAGTTAGAACTCAAAACAAAGTGTTTATAAGCCATGCAGGACCTCCTAAGGATGTTAAAAGTGTCAAAAACCTTGTGAACATTGCAGATGGGGGTTACCTTGGAAATACTAATCTATTTCAGATACTGTGGAACCGCTATGGAGATTACTCCAAAAAAGATTTGGACTGTTTTTTAAAGGTTGTAAATTGTAATGCCATGATAGTGGGCCACACACCAGTTGATGGAATTAAGTTGATTGGTAAAAAACAGTTGATAGTTTCCTCAAGCTACAGCAGGGGTAAAAAGGCTTATGTTGAACTGGATCTTAGAGAAAAAATAGGAGATGCTGAAGATCTGTTGAAAATGGTCAGATACATATAATACATAATTCAGGGGATCAGATTTTTTTCATGGTACTCAAGATCTAATATCTTTGCAACCACTATATTGTCCCCATCATTTAGTTTAACCCTTTCACGACCCTTAAGTTCATGTTCATTTATTTTTGTACCATTTTTAGTGTTTAAATCTTCTATAAAAAAGCCTTCTAAGGTTCTAATGATTTTTAAGTGTTCTTTACCCACAAACAACAGATTGTCTGGAGATGTAACCCCTAAAAAATCTTCTCTTCCAAGAACTGTTTCAGCACCCCTTATTGAAATCTTTTCAGAATTTGGAAGCATGAGCATCCCATGAGTTCTTTCAGGGACTGTGAAACGTGTTAATGTGTTCTTCAAAATTTTAGGTTCTGGTGAAAAATGTTTGTATATCTTTTCAACAGCCAAACCAAGTATTAAAGCCATTAATAATGCAAATAGGATGTCCAGCCACTGATTCTGGAGCCAAAGCACCACTGAATTTGTGTTAAAAACTGTGAATATCAACAAAACTGCAGTAAAACTGGATAATAACAAGTTCATGGATAGATTAAGCAGTGACATTAAAGACACTCCCCAACATTTCTTCAAATACCTGGTTTTATTTATAAATATTATGATTATTATTTTTTACCCATGAATTTCTTGAAGATCAGTTTTCACATAATTCAAGCTTTAAAAATTTTTAAAATTGAATTTAAAAATAGATCATACGGTTTTTTTCATGTAAATCTTCATGGAATTTAGGAATGGTGTTTTCAGTTCATATGTTCATCACAAGATCTGCAAGCTGGCTGAGATTCCTCACTTCGAAAAAATCAGCTCCAGCATCTTCGTAGTAGGAAACACAGCTGTCAACAACGTTCCACTTATTACGGGCTTCAGGGTTAAGCACAATAACTCTCTTCGCCCTTCGAGCTATCTCTTCAAGGACATCTGCACTTAAAGGTTTTTTACCGGATTTTGGCCCGGCCCAGTCCCTGCAGTCACTTAAAATCAGGACATAGGATTTATTGTTAATGTTTGCCTGGTTCTGGAAGCTTTTAAATGCAGTGTACATGTTGGATGTGCCATGTATCATGCTGCTTTTCTGCCTCAAATCCTGAACCTTAACGAATGCATCAATCAAATTGACCTCTTCAAGGGCAGATGTTGTTTCAAGGGTTTTGTTGTCGAAATCAAATATTCTAGCACGATTGAAGGATGTTTGAGCTGCGTAGACCATGCAAAAAAACCAGCTGCTTATCCAGTCACAGGAACCACTGACATCGTTCAGGAAGATGTGTTCATTCTTTTTGATCTTGGGTTTGCTCCTGACAAGATCTATAAGTGTTCCACCGTACTTGAGGTTTTTACGCATTGTCCTGCGGATATCTGGCCGCATGTTACGGGATTCATTACGTCTGCGGGCTCTTTTATTGGCTATTTTCCTTCCAAGCTTCTGACATAGATCCAGAAGTTCTGGTTCAAATGAATTCAGCTTGGTTATGTCCCTTTGAAGAAGTTCAGATTCATCAAACTCATTCTTGAGGTTTTCATCCAGAGGGGGCATGTAATCAAAACCATCAAGAGCAGATTTTTCAGCCTCCACCTTTTCAGGTTCCATCACCTTGAAGGAGTAGTTATAGGCCTTCAAGAACCTTTTTGAATTGTAACGCTTTTTGGATGAGTTTGTGATTTCTTCTTCACTTTCTTTAGTTGTATCTGATTCTCCTGGATGAAAAAGAGAATCAAAGGCTTTTTCAAAGGTTGGAAACTGTCTTCTGTCCTTCAAGTATATGGCTGCAAGCGCATCCCTCAATACGTCTTCATTTTCATTTGAATCCTTTTTTAAAAGTTTATAAGCTTCAATTGCAGTTTGCGTGCTTCTCACACTTGCAGGAATGCCCTTTTCCCTTAAAAGTCCTGAAAATTTGACTATTTTATCCATAAAAACCTGTTCCAATCATTTTTTTTAGGATCAGAATATTCACTTTCACGGGATGAAAGAGAAGGTATTTTTTCAGCCTATTCACTTCTTGGAGTGGAAGAGCTCCTTCAAAACCTTTTTTTTATCATCTTCACTTTTTAGGACAACACCAACAGTTTTTTTAAGTGTTGCATCGTTTCCATCAGAACTTCCAAATGCCCTAACAGTTTTAACCCAATCCACAGTGGCCCTGATGGATGGTTTTTTAGTGAGGTTAAGCTTTCTGATACTTTGAATCATTCTCACAACTTTTTTCAACATTTCTGGTGATGCATCAGGCACTCTGGACTTTACAATTGATAATTCTCTCTCAAAAGAAGGATAATCTATGTATAAAAACAGGCATCTATCCTTGGTTTCATCAAGAAGCATCCTCTGGGAGTTGGATGTGAGTATAACCATGAGGTCGTTCTGCAGGCTGAAAGTTCCAAGGTCGTTGACTGTGATCTGGCCCTCTCCAAGTGCCTGAAGGAGAAAACTTTCAACTTCCTCATCAGCCTTATCGATCTCATCTATAAGGATCACTGAAGGTTTTTCATTCATAAAGGCAGACAAAAGAGGTCTTTTAATGAAAAATTCACCACTGAAAACATCATCATCCCTATTGGTTCCTTCAGTTTTTGTTATTTTGGACATTTCAAGGTGTAAAAGCTGTTTCTGATAGTTCCACTCCCCAACTATCTGCTCGAAGGTGATCCCCTCGTAGCACTGCACCCTAAAAAAATCCCTTCCAAATGCCCTTGCAACTGCTTTGGAAAGCTCAGTTTTACCCACACCTGGCGGACCCTCAACAAGCACTGGTTTTTTAAGTTTTAAGGCCAAAAAAATAGTTGTAGCAATGCTGTCGTCAGGAATGTAGTTACTTTCATTTAAAACCTGTTTTAAGGTTTCTATAGTTAGATCTTCATCTTTCATAGTTAATCATCAATTTATGAACAGATACCTATAAATGATTTCTCCTTGGATATACTGCCACGATTTTCTATTCCTATTTAATTCAGAAACAATTCAATGAGTGATTAATTAAATTCTTTTTCGAGTTTAAGACTAAGTTCACGGTTTTTATCTTCATCCTGAAGCCAGATCTTAACTTCCCTCCAGACCTCATTGCACCTGTCAGAAGCATCCCTACCAATGGCCCTGCGAACTGCAAGGTCAACTTCTTTTCTCTCTTCCTTTGAACCTGGATTTATTCCAATTTCTCCCAAAAATTCCTTCATATGCCTTATGTAGCAGCTCATACCTATCAAATCCCCCTTGCTTTCAATGACATGATCCTTCAAAAAATAAAGAAATAAATTTTATAATAACGTCATGGTAAAATCAAGTAACCATCAATCATCGTATTCATCATAATCATCGTAAGGTCCGCTTTTGCGTATATTATCCACCACACAATGGGTGTTCCATCCAACAACCCCTGAAGCCATTGATTCAAGGTTTCCAGGCACATCTTCCATACCCCATGGTCTGATAACAACCACGGGTTTTTCAAGTTCCATGGCCACATCCATCTGCATCTTGATAAGCGCACTGTTCTTGGAGTAAAGACCAGATAGAATTACAACCACATCAACAGGCTCAATCTGTTTGTAAATATCATCTTTCAAGTTTTTTCCAGGAACGGAATAGTTTTCCCACTGAAAATCATAGGAATCATTGAGTTTATCAATGAATCTTGTGTACTCCTCATCTTCCTCAGAGATATGACTCACGAATATTTTATAAGTATTCAATTCTTCTTCAAACACAAAGGAAACCTCCGTTTAACCACATTTCTAAATCACTTCAGCCCCATCTTCATAGACATGGATACACATAACAGGACAGCTTTCTGCAGCATCAATACAGCAGTCTGCATCTTCAAGTTCAAGTTCTTCAACTTCGGCCTTTTCGGAACCTTTAATATGTGCAAAAGCATCTTCAGCCAATTCAAAGTATTCTGGACACAGATCTTCACAGGTTCCACATGATGTGCATTTGTTTCTCTCAATGGTTACCTTAAACATGTTTGTATCTCCATTCTTTTCATGAAATTCAGTTGGAATTAATTCAGAATTCTTCAATTCAATGCACATTTAATACATCTCTAAACAAGGTTTCTTTAGATAAATTAAATTCATGTATCAAATGTTATAAGAACCTACAACTTTATATTAAAATGAAGTTTTTAATACTTATTTGGGTTCGCCTTGAACTGATTATGTGTATTAAAACTATTGATAAATTTATCATTAATAAAATTCTGTTAACCAGGAGATACCATGAAAAACCATTTTAAACTCGCAGTGTGCCAGATGGACGTGTTGGACAACAAAGAAGTGAATGTAAAAAGAGCTGTGAAGATGATAGAATCTGCTGCCCAAAATAAGGCTGAAATGGTTTTACTGCCTGAAATGTTCAACTGCCCCTACGACAACAGCAAATTCAGGGAGTATGCAGAGTCAGTTGAAAAGAGCAGCACTCTTGAGAGAATATCGGAGGTTGCTAGAAACTCTGGAGTGTACGTTGTTGCAGGTTCCATCCCTGAACTCGATGATGGAAAACTCTACAACTCCAGTTTCATCTTCAACAGAAAGGGCGAAATAATGGATGTTCACAGGAAAATGCACCTCTTTGACATCCATGTTCCAGGAGAAATAAGCTTCAGGGAATCTGAAACCCTGACTGCCGGAGACAGGATAACAGTGGTTGAAACTGATCTCTGCAAAATTGGGGTTGTTATATGTTATGACATAAGGTTTCCAGAGCTTTCACGTTTAATGGTGGATAAAGGAGTTGAATTAATCCTGTTACCTGGAGCATTTAACATGACAACTGGTCCTGCCCATTGGGAAGCTTTGATGAGAGTCAGAGCTGTTGATAATCAGGTTTACCTTGCAGCTGCCTCTCCCGCAAGAAACGAAGAACTCTCATACGTTGCATACGGCCATTCAATGGTTGTTGATCCATGGGGAAAGATATTGAGTCGGGCTGGTTCACATGAAGAGATAATATATGCAGAGATAAACTCATCCAGAATTAATGATGTTCGAAATCAGCTTCCCCTTCTAAAAAATAGGCGTGAAGATATTTACCAGATTACTGAGGTTTATAATCCAAAATAAGGAATAATGTTTAATGTAATATTGATGTTTAATGAAGTTGGATAAGGATGGATTCAAGAAAATTAAATCCATTCATTTACCTATCTTCTTCAAGGCTTTGTTTGCAACCTTCTTGAAATCCTTGTCACCGGTTGCAGCACGTCTGGCCTTTTTAATAGGATCTATGGCTCTTTCATCACCTATATCTCCCAGGGCCTTTGTAACAGCAACTCTAACTCCCCAGTCCTCATCGCCCAGGAGTTCTATCAATGGTTCTGTGGCAGTTTTATCCCCTATTTCGCCAAGGGATTTGGCTGAAAATTTTCTGGCACTCCAATCTTTAGATTTAAGGGCTTCTATAAGGTCAGAAACAACACTGTTGTCACCTATATCTTTTAGAATGAATGCAGCGTACTTCTGCATGTTACCAGAATCATCCTTCAGGGCATCAAGCAGAGGCTTAATTGCAGGTTTTCCTATTTTTCCAAGGGATTTGGCTGCATGAAACCTTACATTTGGGTTTTCATCGTTGAGGGATTCAATTAAAGGATCCAAAGCATCGTTTCCACAGTTTCCAAGGGCTTTTGCAGCTTCAATTCGGATTTCTGGGTCTTCATCATTTAATTTTTCAATAATCTCTTTGATTTCCATGTTACTTGA
This region includes:
- a CDS encoding ABC transporter substrate-binding protein, producing the protein MERYIIILFATILTVCLVGGTYNYYTVSEETITVGYLPTNHDSALFVADAKGMFEKEGVNMQLVPFRDGSSLVDALNDGKIDIGYCGVTPVTTAISQKKPIKVVAAVNEEGSGIVVAKNLSVTSVNYLEGKTIAVPKNGSIQDVLLNYLFWKNGLNISEVKIHEMEVPLMPGALKSGEIDGFIAWEPYVSISNLSSTGNVFMYSGDIWKNYPCCVVVASESFINKKPELLRKFLRVHMEATDYVNNHKDETAKIVSKKLGVNLKSEEVAVEHVKFVAIPSDQFETDTLKIIDIQKRIGYIKDNITPNEVFDLQYLPT
- a CDS encoding MFS transporter: MGNVDYGKNNVKNSKTRERLTIFTLALPMFIWSFSAGIVTISLPTISQYLDIGTGMVSWVVVAHLIILTSFLLIFGRLGDYIGYKKVFLYGILLFTIGSYFCGISLDIFQLIASRIFQGVGSAMMLSMTPALVSSNFEHHRRGWAFGYISLATTLALALGYGVGSFITENMGWHWIFFSTVPMGIFAIYMVRTVIPHEEITKKRPKFDLAGSLLVFLAVMNLILPLELGKTIGWTSPLIMGTFSLSVIITVIFFVWESRQACPLFDVSLLKNLQLSFSITAAFLISTVLTGTIFLLPFYLELVMGYSTDFAGLLILAPTLLIIFAGPISGRISDKFGSRIPTIIAGITLTVALILFTLLNQTIGIVFIFIALAVRSLSEGIFSPANTKQVMSHSKAEKMGSVSSLLNTGKYLGLVMGVVLFETVFEATIKTNSSNIEGMTSNGAFQMSAPVNTLLTGFHDAFLMGVVISILILIFILLSHENSEIENSEVPSKPEDL
- a CDS encoding metallophosphoesterase, translated to MGLYNGKLIELPKKGRALIVTDLHGNLEDFNRFIQIWKDFKDVNDYFIITGDLIHAMGAEDDRSLELLDYVKSHCETFRNFHLLLGNHEWATISDVSIYKGGVNQTLSFEVLLKGKFGAKWREKLDEYTDFLEKLPVAVRTQNKVFISHAGPPKDVKSVKNLVNIADGGYLGNTNLFQILWNRYGDYSKKDLDCFLKVVNCNAMIVGHTPVDGIKLIGKKQLIVSSSYSRGKKAYVELDLREKIGDAEDLLKMVRYI
- a CDS encoding FHA domain-containing protein, whose amino-acid sequence is MSLLNLSMNLLLSSFTAVLLIFTVFNTNSVVLWLQNQWLDILFALLMALILGLAVEKIYKHFSPEPKILKNTLTRFTVPERTHGMLMLPNSEKISIRGAETVLGREDFLGVTSPDNLLFVGKEHLKIIRTLEGFFIEDLNTKNGTKINEHELKGRERVKLNDGDNIVVAKILDLEYHEKNLIP
- a CDS encoding vWA domain-containing protein; protein product: MDKIVKFSGLLREKGIPASVRSTQTAIEAYKLLKKDSNENEDVLRDALAAIYLKDRRQFPTFEKAFDSLFHPGESDTTKESEEEITNSSKKRYNSKRFLKAYNYSFKVMEPEKVEAEKSALDGFDYMPPLDENLKNEFDESELLQRDITKLNSFEPELLDLCQKLGRKIANKRARRRNESRNMRPDIRRTMRKNLKYGGTLIDLVRSKPKIKKNEHIFLNDVSGSCDWISSWFFCMVYAAQTSFNRARIFDFDNKTLETTSALEEVNLIDAFVKVQDLRQKSSMIHGTSNMYTAFKSFQNQANINNKSYVLILSDCRDWAGPKSGKKPLSADVLEEIARRAKRVIVLNPEARNKWNVVDSCVSYYEDAGADFFEVRNLSQLADLVMNI
- a CDS encoding AAA family ATPase — its product is MKDEDLTIETLKQVLNESNYIPDDSIATTIFLALKLKKPVLVEGPPGVGKTELSKAVARAFGRDFFRVQCYEGITFEQIVGEWNYQKQLLHLEMSKITKTEGTNRDDDVFSGEFFIKRPLLSAFMNEKPSVILIDEIDKADEEVESFLLQALGEGQITVNDLGTFSLQNDLMVILTSNSQRMLLDETKDRCLFLYIDYPSFERELSIVKSRVPDASPEMLKKVVRMIQSIRKLNLTKKPSIRATVDWVKTVRAFGSSDGNDATLKKTVGVVLKSEDDKKKVLKELFHSKK
- a CDS encoding TIR domain-containing protein gives rise to the protein MFEEELNTYKIFVSHISEEDEEYTRFIDKLNDSYDFQWENYSVPGKNLKDDIYKQIEPVDVVVILSGLYSKNSALIKMQMDVAMELEKPVVVIRPWGMEDVPGNLESMASGVVGWNTHCVVDNIRKSGPYDDYDEYDD
- a CDS encoding ferredoxin → MCIELKNSELIPTEFHEKNGDTNMFKVTIERNKCTSCGTCEDLCPEYFELAEDAFAHIKGSEKAEVEELELEDADCCIDAAESCPVMCIHVYEDGAEVI
- a CDS encoding carbon-nitrogen hydrolase family protein, with amino-acid sequence MKNHFKLAVCQMDVLDNKEVNVKRAVKMIESAAQNKAEMVLLPEMFNCPYDNSKFREYAESVEKSSTLERISEVARNSGVYVVAGSIPELDDGKLYNSSFIFNRKGEIMDVHRKMHLFDIHVPGEISFRESETLTAGDRITVVETDLCKIGVVICYDIRFPELSRLMVDKGVELILLPGAFNMTTGPAHWEALMRVRAVDNQVYLAAASPARNEELSYVAYGHSMVVDPWGKILSRAGSHEEIIYAEINSSRINDVRNQLPLLKNRREDIYQITEVYNPK
- a CDS encoding HEAT repeat domain-containing protein; the protein is MPDSDNSSNMEIKEIIEKLNDEDPEIRIEAAKALGNCGNDALDPLIESLNDENPNVRFHAAKSLGKIGKPAIKPLLDALKDDSGNMQKYAAFILKDIGDNSVVSDLIEALKSKDWSARKFSAKSLGEIGDKTATEPLIELLGDEDWGVRVAVTKALGDIGDERAIDPIKKARRAATGDKDFKKVANKALKKIGK